The Chryseobacterium nakagawai genome has a segment encoding these proteins:
- a CDS encoding outer membrane beta-barrel family protein, whose translation MILSKFTTPLTVFTLLSSGVVFAQEFSVTGKITDSHKQSLQFVQIKLQNTDKTLVINGVTDASGNFSLKSEKGDYILITEYQGKKYFEKKISLQSNIDLGQMQIAEDQSIKIEAVNIKSSKKLIERKVDRLVYNVENSIASQGMTGLDALRNTPLIRLQNESISIVGKGNVVVMINDRLINLSQNELAGYLQSLRSDDISKIEVITTPPSKYEAQGNSGMINIILKKNPNLGWSGNASASYQKTSYYGFGSGLTLNYQSKKISTSLKLRQYNNSTRPKGTRSLIGSDNGIYTNEVRKDEVKILGFNYSLDYKINAKQNVGIIYDFNRQRSTMNADGASRYEQLGIIDSTLSTVQKQVWKTPTHTLNAYYDLKLDTLGKKLSITANYLSNAPDKVNDFNTLNNFSAQETTIRNSSAMDYSIYSGQADLTLPYQWGNIETGVKYTSFDNKSNVEYYNLIGPDYIINPANSNRFHYKEHNYAAYVSYQKDFSEKWSAKAGLRYEYTQFNGTNPGVQGYVTEGKYGRLFPTAYVRYKPSDDHVFSLSYSKRIERPSFQTLNPFRWYTNPYMYFTGTPTLSPSYNDNVELTYTLKSKFSATLYTQYNKNGLSNIARLVDGIYTNVFENAYNENKVGLQLTYNDTFFNIWETSLSATGTYASTRPIIPEAEKIKLSSFSYTIYNTISLNKAKTWSLLVNFWHDLPYVYSNIKIKTQMNFSPGIKASFLDKRLNVSAVVSDVFRTLTSEGYSYNAGYRNEFYNYFDQRRLNLSVNYSFGNRKVKGAGKNIRFEEKSRAN comes from the coding sequence ATGATACTAAGTAAATTTACTACTCCTTTAACTGTATTTACACTTTTAAGTAGTGGAGTTGTATTTGCTCAGGAATTCTCTGTTACAGGTAAAATTACAGACTCTCATAAGCAGTCGCTTCAATTTGTTCAAATCAAGTTGCAAAACACTGATAAAACATTAGTGATAAATGGAGTAACTGATGCTTCTGGAAACTTTTCTCTTAAAAGCGAAAAAGGTGATTATATTCTTATTACTGAATATCAAGGTAAAAAATATTTTGAAAAGAAAATTAGTCTCCAATCCAATATAGATTTAGGTCAGATGCAAATTGCAGAAGATCAATCTATAAAAATTGAGGCGGTCAATATCAAATCGTCAAAAAAACTTATTGAACGAAAAGTGGATCGTTTAGTGTATAACGTAGAAAATTCTATTGCTTCTCAAGGGATGACAGGACTAGATGCTTTACGAAATACACCGCTCATCAGACTTCAGAATGAAAGTATTTCTATCGTAGGAAAAGGAAATGTAGTAGTGATGATCAATGACCGGTTGATTAATCTTTCACAGAATGAGTTAGCAGGGTATCTACAATCTCTGAGATCAGATGATATCTCTAAAATTGAAGTCATTACCACTCCGCCTTCAAAATATGAAGCTCAGGGCAATAGCGGAATGATCAATATCATCTTGAAAAAAAATCCGAATCTGGGCTGGAGCGGAAATGCCAGTGCTTCTTATCAGAAAACCAGTTATTATGGGTTTGGGTCAGGGTTGACATTAAATTATCAGTCAAAAAAAATCAGTACATCTCTGAAGCTTCGCCAGTATAATAACTCAACAAGACCTAAAGGTACAAGAAGTCTTATAGGTTCAGACAATGGGATCTATACTAATGAAGTAAGAAAAGATGAAGTAAAAATATTGGGCTTTAATTATAGCTTAGATTATAAGATTAATGCGAAACAAAATGTAGGAATCATTTACGATTTTAACAGGCAGCGCAGCACCATGAATGCCGATGGAGCCAGTAGGTATGAACAACTAGGGATTATTGACTCTACTTTAAGCACAGTACAAAAGCAAGTTTGGAAAACACCTACCCATACTTTAAATGCGTACTATGATCTTAAATTAGATACGCTAGGAAAAAAATTGAGCATAACAGCCAATTACCTCAGCAATGCACCTGATAAAGTAAATGATTTTAATACATTAAATAATTTTTCAGCACAGGAAACTACCATTCGGAATAGCAGCGCTATGGATTATAGCATTTATTCGGGACAGGCAGATCTTACCCTTCCTTACCAATGGGGAAATATTGAAACAGGGGTAAAATATACATCATTTGATAATAAATCCAATGTTGAATATTACAATCTTATAGGTCCGGATTATATTATAAATCCAGCGAATAGTAATCGTTTTCATTATAAAGAACATAATTATGCAGCTTATGTAAGCTATCAGAAAGATTTCAGTGAAAAATGGTCTGCAAAAGCAGGTTTAAGGTATGAGTATACTCAATTTAACGGGACCAACCCGGGAGTACAAGGGTATGTAACAGAAGGTAAATATGGAAGATTATTCCCTACCGCTTATGTACGATATAAACCAAGTGATGATCATGTATTTTCCCTGAGCTATTCCAAAAGAATAGAAAGGCCAAGTTTTCAAACGCTTAACCCTTTCAGATGGTATACCAATCCTTATATGTATTTTACCGGGACCCCTACCCTGTCTCCTTCATATAATGATAATGTTGAGCTAACCTATACGCTTAAAAGTAAGTTCAGTGCAACGCTATATACTCAGTATAATAAAAACGGATTATCCAATATAGCCCGCCTTGTAGATGGTATTTATACCAACGTTTTTGAAAATGCATATAATGAAAATAAAGTAGGATTACAATTAACGTATAATGATACTTTCTTTAATATATGGGAAACATCACTAAGCGCAACCGGGACTTATGCGTCCACAAGACCGATCATCCCTGAAGCTGAAAAAATTAAATTGTCTTCATTTTCATATACCATATATAATACAATAAGCCTTAATAAAGCAAAGACCTGGTCCTTATTAGTGAATTTCTGGCATGATCTGCCTTATGTATATTCTAATATAAAGATCAAAACTCAGATGAACTTCTCTCCGGGAATTAAAGCATCATTTCTGGATAAAAGACTTAATGTCAGTGCCGTAGTAAGTGATGTGTTCAGAACATTAACAAGTGAGGGATATTCTTACAATGCCGGTTATCGCAATGAGTTTTACAACTATTTTGACCAAAGAAGACTTAACCTGAGTGTCAATTATTCTTTTGGAAATAGAAAAGTAAAAGGGGCCGGAAAAAATATAAGATTCGAAGAAAAATCAAGAGCTAACTAA
- a CDS encoding class I lanthipeptide, whose amino-acid sequence MNNKFSQLQLNKKTIAKLNERQLSTVKGGNKVIAPVREGDCTTTSVTNNCTTTSTTGATTNL is encoded by the coding sequence ATGAACAACAAATTCAGCCAACTGCAATTAAACAAAAAAACAATTGCTAAACTAAACGAAAGACAACTAAGCACTGTAAAAGGAGGTAACAAAGTAATTGCACCAGTAAGAGAGGGTGATTGTACTACTACTTCAGTGACTAACAATTGCACCACTACATCAACAACTGGAGCAACAACTAACTTATAA
- a CDS encoding lantibiotic dehydratase, which yields MKPNFLIPTNFFVVRISTLSFANMQHLNDAMMAKDIHAVKRYFGETIFLNAVYLASRTFYYTALDWLNDKETAFDPSDRILQSLYKYYSRMCTRCTPYGLFAGFNSGKTHQGETNILLKSNDYTLKVRTDVLFLRKLKDLIIAEDNEKIPYFLNNTLYTSGDNWRYISWSKRYDYEIAEVPINPILSSIIDQAQNGTTILEIKNLISQQISGIDDQEIIEYINSLIESKILVDKLPPYMTSLEDPLSELQKYLSQYGYKTDSLQSIAKIQNKTYDIFTSDRIVEEIENKAEEFADIIEENRQIVQIDSIIPLTEQSINQKVISLLSKRTEELIPLVKSKPHHRLTNFTKRFIRKFESMEVPLVKALDPDFGVGYDYHISGNLEETPLLDELYFTFESPENHESVPPIVRLVLDKYIHCFSPENFTPITLTEQDVKEVGKKQDPPLNFGYNNHIFGSFICKSQQDVDSGNFKFLTVSPIPTPLANIILSRFAYHDPELAENLKTISEKDSEDRIYVELLHHREDRLGNVLQRPNFHTYELPYASESKNNDDSVILINDIYIRFENGRLKLRSKRLNKEIKPKYTNAYNYGENQLPVIKFLGDYQFSGIDLGFLWNWGFLEKNSFLPRVEYKEFILSEACWRIDMDKEMTAEKLKKLVINKCIPQFCTIKERDNVLVLDTTNETCLHILARNITKEDIFLYEYFEPLQLPDENGKAFASEFIFPFTVKEEKTSPANHFSHHTETKKRKYIPGDEWSFYKIYTSHKYADTIITEVLADYVEHFEQDDSEHPWFFLRFQDPEYHVRFRIKRKINEESLQYLNNRLSVLLENDMISSFEIDTYKQEIERYGAENIELSEKFFYYDSLAVMNFLKIEDLNEEIRWKTGVFSLNQLMNDFQVSLDDRIHLFEQLYQTFLPEHVDHSNPEYVQKFKKSIDKKYRDNRDYLEAVLRQHDYSEIEDFIQPFITRSENIRELTSLIKNTKSGSSYITLLQDYVHMNMNRIFLTKARMHEFVIYFFMFKTYNSIKHRKQNAEA from the coding sequence TTGAAACCAAACTTCCTTATTCCTACAAATTTTTTTGTGGTCAGAATTTCGACCCTTTCATTTGCCAACATGCAGCACCTGAATGATGCCATGATGGCAAAAGATATTCATGCGGTTAAAAGATATTTTGGGGAAACAATCTTCCTTAATGCCGTATATCTTGCTAGTAGAACTTTTTATTATACCGCTCTGGACTGGCTGAATGACAAGGAAACAGCATTTGATCCTTCAGACCGTATTCTTCAAAGTTTATACAAATATTATTCCAGAATGTGTACCCGATGTACACCTTATGGGCTATTTGCAGGTTTTAATTCAGGAAAAACACACCAAGGAGAAACAAATATTCTATTAAAAAGTAATGATTATACTTTAAAAGTACGAACCGATGTCCTTTTTCTCAGAAAATTAAAAGATCTTATCATTGCAGAGGATAACGAAAAAATCCCTTACTTTTTAAATAACACCCTTTATACCAGTGGGGATAACTGGAGATACATCAGCTGGAGTAAACGGTATGATTATGAAATAGCTGAAGTTCCCATCAATCCTATATTGAGTTCTATTATTGATCAGGCTCAAAACGGAACTACGATTTTAGAAATAAAAAATCTTATTTCACAACAGATATCAGGTATTGATGACCAAGAAATTATAGAGTACATCAACTCCCTGATAGAAAGTAAAATATTAGTGGATAAACTTCCACCTTATATGACAAGTCTGGAAGATCCATTATCAGAACTCCAAAAATATCTTTCACAGTATGGGTATAAAACGGATTCATTGCAATCCATTGCAAAAATACAGAACAAAACATACGATATCTTTACATCAGACCGTATCGTAGAAGAAATTGAAAACAAGGCTGAGGAATTTGCTGATATTATTGAAGAAAACAGGCAAATTGTTCAAATTGATTCTATTATCCCTCTAACAGAACAGTCCATAAACCAAAAGGTAATTTCTTTATTATCCAAAAGAACTGAAGAACTAATTCCGTTGGTTAAAAGTAAACCTCATCACAGGTTAACAAACTTCACCAAAAGGTTTATCAGGAAGTTCGAATCAATGGAGGTTCCATTGGTTAAAGCTCTTGATCCGGACTTTGGTGTAGGATATGATTATCACATCAGTGGCAATCTTGAAGAGACCCCATTACTGGATGAGCTTTATTTTACTTTTGAAAGTCCTGAGAACCATGAAAGCGTACCCCCTATTGTCAGATTGGTTCTTGATAAATATATTCACTGTTTTTCCCCTGAAAACTTCACTCCTATCACCTTAACAGAACAGGATGTAAAAGAAGTAGGCAAAAAACAGGATCCCCCTCTGAATTTTGGCTATAACAACCATATTTTTGGTTCATTTATATGCAAATCTCAGCAGGATGTTGATAGTGGAAATTTTAAATTCCTTACCGTCTCTCCTATTCCTACTCCATTGGCTAATATTATATTATCAAGATTTGCCTATCATGATCCGGAATTGGCAGAGAACTTAAAAACAATTTCGGAAAAAGATTCCGAAGACCGCATTTATGTAGAACTCCTTCACCATAGAGAAGATAGGCTGGGTAATGTTTTACAACGTCCCAACTTTCATACCTATGAACTTCCTTATGCTTCGGAGAGTAAAAATAATGATGACTCCGTTATATTGATCAATGATATTTATATCCGTTTTGAAAACGGAAGATTAAAACTAAGATCAAAAAGACTAAACAAGGAAATAAAACCTAAATATACTAATGCCTATAACTATGGCGAAAACCAGCTGCCGGTTATCAAATTTTTAGGCGATTATCAATTCAGTGGGATTGATTTAGGATTTCTTTGGAATTGGGGATTCCTTGAAAAAAACAGTTTCCTTCCACGAGTAGAATACAAAGAATTTATCCTGTCTGAAGCCTGCTGGCGAATTGATATGGACAAAGAGATGACCGCTGAGAAATTGAAAAAGCTTGTCATCAACAAATGTATTCCTCAGTTCTGTACCATCAAAGAGAGAGATAATGTCCTGGTTTTGGACACTACTAACGAAACCTGTCTCCACATTTTAGCCAGAAATATTACAAAGGAGGACATCTTCTTGTATGAGTATTTTGAACCTTTACAATTACCTGACGAAAATGGAAAGGCATTTGCTTCTGAATTTATCTTCCCTTTTACAGTAAAAGAAGAAAAAACTTCACCTGCCAATCATTTTTCCCATCACACTGAAACGAAGAAAAGAAAATATATACCGGGTGATGAGTGGAGTTTCTATAAGATCTACACCAGTCATAAATATGCAGATACCATCATCACAGAAGTTCTTGCAGACTATGTAGAACATTTTGAGCAGGATGACTCTGAACACCCTTGGTTTTTTCTAAGATTTCAAGATCCTGAATATCATGTGCGTTTCCGTATCAAGAGAAAGATCAACGAAGAAAGCCTTCAGTATCTGAATAATAGACTTTCTGTGCTTTTGGAAAATGACATGATCAGCTCTTTTGAAATTGACACCTACAAACAAGAAATCGAAAGATATGGTGCTGAAAATATAGAGCTTTCAGAGAAATTCTTTTATTATGACAGCTTAGCGGTAATGAACTTTCTTAAAATTGAAGATCTTAACGAAGAGATCAGATGGAAAACAGGTGTTTTTTCACTCAATCAGCTGATGAATGATTTCCAGGTTTCATTGGATGATAGGATTCACCTATTTGAACAGCTCTACCAAACCTTTCTTCCTGAGCATGTGGATCATTCCAATCCGGAATATGTACAAAAATTTAAAAAATCAATCGATAAAAAATACAGAGATAACAGAGATTACCTGGAGGCTGTTCTCCGTCAGCATGATTACAGTGAAATAGAAGATTTCATTCAACCATTTATAACAAGGTCAGAGAATATTAGAGAACTAACCTCTCTGATAAAAAATACAAAATCAGGATCTTCCTACATTACCTTATTGCAGGACTATGTTCATATGAATATGAACCGTATTTTTTTAACAAAAGCAAGAATGCATGAATTCGTTATTTACTTTTTCATGTTTAAAACCTACAATTCGATAAAACACAGAAAGCAAAATGCAGAAGCTTGA
- a CDS encoding lanthionine synthetase LanC family protein gives MQKLEIQNIINNIITQIDQNISIFSDASIEYGKMGAALLYYYGYKHFDNKEFLDKGELMIEESIQLISKISNDDEYIPKYKGDSVAQTLASFGKGLMFIQNHFDLDYDFSEYYEYLNDTLHETVKQDLARKDYDYFSGSLASGYYFLNRYIHDKDPYAQQVLNEIAASIIKNAVILNQKEVYWTSPSYNNQVYLGLSHGSAMILNFLTKIYEHGILEAEEQRFKEIVYKAVYFLMKQKRNQINGFFPYRYPNAEVNETQLSMCYGDLGILYALYNAVKRFQLQEFEDEVVQMLHESSQRKLKHSHTQDSSILYGCSGLYYMFADLYNRTSEKIYGESSQYWYDQIISYWNSDKETLAGFQFDYEDDQQIHPSAKYSFFWGIAGIGITLMQGSQKKLPFPHELLLTGI, from the coding sequence ATGCAGAAGCTTGAAATTCAAAATATTATCAATAACATTATAACGCAGATTGATCAAAACATCTCCATTTTTTCAGATGCTTCGATAGAATATGGAAAAATGGGAGCTGCATTATTGTATTATTACGGTTACAAACATTTTGATAATAAAGAATTTCTGGATAAAGGAGAACTGATGATTGAGGAATCTATTCAACTTATTTCTAAAATATCTAATGATGATGAATATATTCCAAAATACAAAGGAGACTCCGTTGCTCAAACGCTGGCAAGTTTTGGCAAAGGGCTGATGTTTATTCAAAATCATTTTGATCTTGACTATGATTTTTCCGAATATTATGAATACCTCAATGATACGCTGCACGAAACGGTAAAGCAGGATCTGGCCAGGAAAGATTATGATTATTTCAGTGGAAGCCTTGCCAGTGGTTATTATTTTCTTAACCGGTATATTCATGATAAAGATCCTTATGCCCAACAGGTTTTAAATGAAATTGCAGCTTCTATCATTAAGAATGCGGTTATTCTTAATCAGAAAGAAGTGTATTGGACTTCGCCAAGCTATAATAATCAAGTTTATCTGGGACTTTCCCATGGGTCAGCGATGATTCTCAATTTCCTGACTAAGATTTACGAACATGGAATTCTGGAAGCAGAGGAACAGAGATTCAAAGAAATCGTCTATAAGGCTGTTTATTTTTTAATGAAACAAAAAAGAAATCAAATCAATGGTTTTTTCCCCTATAGATACCCTAACGCTGAAGTAAATGAAACTCAGCTATCGATGTGTTATGGAGATCTTGGGATACTCTATGCATTATATAATGCTGTAAAAAGATTCCAACTGCAGGAATTTGAAGATGAGGTTGTACAAATGTTGCATGAAAGCTCACAACGAAAACTAAAACACAGTCATACCCAGGATTCAAGTATTCTTTATGGCTGTTCCGGTCTTTATTATATGTTTGCTGATCTTTATAACAGAACTTCCGAAAAAATCTATGGCGAATCATCCCAGTATTGGTATGACCAGATCATTTCTTACTGGAATTCTGATAAAGAAACACTGGCAGGTTTTCAATTTGATTATGAAGACGATCAGCAAATTCACCCCTCAGCAAAGTATTCTTTCTTTTGGGGAATCGCCGGAATTGGAATTACCTTGATGCAAGGCAGCCAGAAAAAGCTCCCTTTTCCTCACGAATTATTATTAACTGGAATCTAA
- a CDS encoding peptidase domain-containing ABC transporter produces MKFIPQHDQMDCGPACLSMIASHYGRDISLQYIRDRSYLTREGVSLLGLQEAATEIGFETMGVQLQVEDLEALPLPCIIHWNQNHFVVLQGIKKRIFSKKKRYKIVDPGHGFISFNEDKFKKSWVDDAESGIALLLEPEEKFYKNTNQNTQDPISYKELVSYLMPYKKQLVLLFFLLILGASTTLIFPILTQKLIDNGVNKKNINLIGIILLAQLAFFSGNIIFEIIRNWITLKIGTKISIQIISDFLKRLLRLPIKFFDTRLLGDFSQRIQDHERIEQFLTSQSILTLFSLITFSVFFGVLCYYDYRIMLVYIVLTSISVVWSLFWLKKREIIDYFKFHQRGENQETIYEIINGVSEMKLNNYEELKRKEWENIQQKLFKTNLRILKINQIQLSGFEILNQSKNILVTFLAAYFVVIDSMSLGTLLSISYIIGQMNSPVNQLVNFFRSLQEAKLSLTRLNEVQNHPQEEQIGLQDLRIHHSVFTENGTPYGIRFDKASFQYEGPKSPFVLKDIDLFIPQGKITAIVGASGSGKTTLMKLLLKFYDPTAGKIYYNDQNVHDLSPKSIRENSGTVMQDGFIFSDTIERNIATGDEVIDDNRMQHAINVANIKSFIDELPLGLRTKIGAAGNGISGGQKQRILIARAVYKNPHYIFFDEATSALDADNERIIHNNLQSFFMGKTVVIIAHRLSTVKNADQIIVLKNGHIVEHGNHRQLVDTKKEYYNLVKNQLELGN; encoded by the coding sequence ATGAAATTCATTCCTCAACATGATCAGATGGATTGCGGACCGGCTTGTCTTTCCATGATTGCCTCTCATTACGGGCGAGATATAAGCCTGCAATATATACGGGACAGATCTTATCTTACCCGTGAAGGAGTTTCGTTGCTTGGTTTGCAGGAAGCGGCTACAGAAATAGGATTTGAAACCATGGGCGTTCAGTTACAGGTTGAAGATTTGGAAGCCCTTCCACTCCCTTGTATCATCCATTGGAATCAAAATCATTTTGTTGTTTTACAAGGGATAAAAAAAAGGATATTCAGTAAGAAAAAAAGGTACAAAATTGTTGATCCCGGTCATGGGTTCATCTCTTTTAATGAAGATAAATTTAAAAAAAGTTGGGTAGATGATGCAGAATCCGGCATCGCATTACTTCTGGAACCGGAGGAGAAGTTTTATAAAAACACCAATCAGAATACCCAGGACCCTATTTCCTATAAAGAATTGGTTTCTTACCTCATGCCTTATAAAAAGCAACTGGTTTTACTATTCTTTTTACTGATACTGGGAGCTTCAACAACACTTATTTTCCCTATTCTTACTCAAAAGCTTATAGATAATGGAGTCAATAAAAAGAATATCAATCTGATTGGAATCATCCTGTTGGCCCAATTAGCTTTTTTTTCAGGAAACATCATATTCGAAATTATCAGAAACTGGATTACGCTGAAGATTGGAACCAAAATCAGCATCCAAATTATATCAGATTTTCTCAAAAGGCTTTTACGTCTTCCAATAAAATTTTTTGACACCCGTCTCTTAGGGGACTTTAGTCAGCGTATTCAGGATCATGAGAGAATAGAACAGTTCTTAACATCCCAAAGTATTCTGACCTTATTTTCTTTAATCACATTTTCTGTCTTCTTCGGAGTCTTATGTTACTACGATTACAGAATTATGCTCGTATATATTGTTTTAACCTCTATCTCTGTAGTGTGGTCACTTTTCTGGCTGAAAAAGAGAGAGATTATAGATTATTTTAAATTTCATCAGCGTGGAGAAAATCAAGAAACCATTTATGAAATCATCAATGGTGTTTCTGAAATGAAATTAAATAATTATGAAGAACTGAAAAGAAAAGAATGGGAAAATATACAACAGAAACTCTTTAAAACGAATTTGAGAATTCTGAAAATCAATCAAATTCAACTGTCTGGTTTTGAAATCCTTAACCAGTCTAAAAATATTCTTGTTACGTTTCTTGCAGCCTATTTTGTGGTGATTGATTCGATGTCTTTGGGAACCTTATTAAGTATCTCTTACATTATAGGACAGATGAATAGTCCTGTTAATCAGTTAGTCAATTTTTTCCGCTCTTTACAGGAAGCTAAACTGAGTCTTACCAGGCTTAATGAAGTTCAGAACCATCCTCAGGAAGAGCAGATTGGACTACAGGACTTGCGTATTCATCATTCTGTTTTTACAGAAAACGGAACTCCATACGGAATTCGTTTTGATAAGGCATCCTTTCAGTATGAAGGCCCCAAATCACCATTTGTACTAAAAGATATTGATCTCTTTATTCCTCAGGGTAAAATAACGGCTATCGTAGGTGCAAGTGGCAGTGGCAAAACAACACTGATGAAACTTCTTTTAAAATTCTATGATCCTACAGCTGGAAAAATATATTACAATGATCAAAACGTACACGACCTATCCCCTAAAAGCATAAGGGAAAACAGCGGAACCGTAATGCAGGACGGATTCATTTTTTCTGACACCATCGAACGTAATATTGCTACCGGAGATGAAGTCATTGATGATAACCGAATGCAGCATGCTATTAATGTAGCGAATATCAAAAGCTTTATAGATGAACTTCCCTTAGGTCTGCGTACAAAGATTGGTGCTGCCGGTAATGGAATATCCGGGGGACAGAAACAACGTATTTTAATTGCAAGAGCTGTATACAAAAATCCGCATTATATCTTTTTTGATGAAGCTACATCAGCTCTGGATGCTGATAATGAAAGAATTATTCACAACAACCTTCAATCATTCTTTATGGGAAAAACGGTAGTTATTATTGCTCACCGCCTGTCTACCGTTAAAAATGCAGACCAGATCATTGTTCTTAAAAACGGTCATATTGTGGAGCATGGAAATCACAGACAATTGGTAGATACAAAAAAGGAATACTACAATCTGGTTAAGAATCAATTGGAATTGGGAAATTAA